A genome region from Maridesulfovibrio salexigens DSM 2638 includes the following:
- a CDS encoding substrate-binding domain-containing protein has translation MKKLKVLLLTFALVSLLVAPGLVKAETLMMATTTSTDNTGLLDELAPKFQKETGIELKWTAVGTGKALKMGQNCDVDVLMVHAPAAEKKNVDMGALKDRREVMYNDFVIIGPDSDPAGIKGLPVVQAMKAVADAKAAFVSRGDNSGTNKKEISLWKVAGMAVPDKAEWYIQTGQGMIKSITVAEERDAYIMTDRGTYIKYSANKNGSPELKVLVEGDKSLFNQYSVLAVNPANCKNAKYELATKFSEWMASPSTQKAIGDFKLLGKKLFIPNAK, from the coding sequence ATGAAAAAACTTAAAGTATTGCTGCTTACTTTCGCTCTCGTTTCCCTGCTCGTTGCTCCGGGACTGGTAAAAGCTGAAACGCTGATGATGGCTACCACCACCAGCACAGATAACACCGGTCTGCTTGATGAACTTGCACCCAAGTTTCAAAAGGAAACCGGCATCGAGCTGAAATGGACTGCTGTAGGTACCGGTAAAGCTCTCAAAATGGGCCAGAACTGCGACGTAGATGTTCTTATGGTTCACGCTCCCGCTGCTGAAAAAAAAAATGTTGATATGGGTGCTCTCAAAGATCGCCGCGAAGTAATGTACAACGACTTCGTAATTATCGGTCCCGATTCCGATCCCGCAGGCATTAAAGGCCTTCCTGTTGTGCAGGCAATGAAAGCTGTTGCAGATGCAAAAGCTGCTTTCGTCAGCCGTGGCGACAACTCCGGTACCAACAAAAAAGAAATTTCCCTTTGGAAAGTTGCAGGTATGGCTGTTCCCGATAAAGCAGAATGGTACATCCAGACCGGTCAGGGCATGATCAAAAGTATCACCGTTGCTGAAGAGCGAGATGCATACATCATGACCGACCGCGGCACCTACATTAAATACAGCGCAAACAAGAACGGTTCCCCCGAACTGAAAGTTCTGGTGGAAGGCGATAAGTCTCTCTTCAACCAGTACAGTGTCCTGGCTGTTAACCCCGCCAACTGCAAGAACGCAAAGTACGAACTGGCAACCAAGTTCTCCGAGTGGATGGCTTCCCCCAGCACTCAGAAAGCTATCGGCGACTTCAAGCTGCTCGGTAAAAAACTCTTCATTCCCAACGCTAAATAG
- the fdhD gene encoding formate dehydrogenase accessory sulfurtransferase FdhD produces MMKESFSYTVKEYCGGEFKDKEISSILEVPLTINLNGREVVTLLTTARYPDYLAVGFLKSDAYISTRDQITDLKITEHDDRIIADISTSHDPWKGRVLEYSITSGCGKGTNFGRNVSTISKRTITSELTVTPDQILTHANELHSRSTLYNKTRGCHNSSLCTPEEMLYFREDIGRHNAIDMIVGQCFLENVPTDGKMIVSTGRVASEILLKAVRIGVPILASTAVATSFSVELARKIGITLVGNISKTGFWVYNDQGRIKGL; encoded by the coding sequence ATGATGAAAGAAAGTTTCAGCTATACAGTAAAAGAATATTGCGGTGGTGAATTCAAGGATAAAGAGATCAGCAGCATCCTTGAAGTACCTTTGACCATCAACCTTAACGGCCGCGAAGTGGTTACCCTGCTGACCACGGCCCGCTACCCGGATTATCTGGCTGTGGGTTTTCTAAAATCCGACGCTTATATTTCCACTCGCGACCAGATAACCGACCTGAAAATCACAGAACATGATGACCGTATCATTGCGGACATCAGCACCAGCCATGATCCTTGGAAAGGCCGGGTTCTCGAATATTCCATCACTTCCGGCTGCGGTAAGGGCACCAACTTCGGACGCAATGTTTCCACCATCTCCAAACGTACCATCACGTCGGAGCTGACCGTAACCCCGGACCAAATCCTGACCCACGCCAATGAACTGCATTCGCGTTCCACCCTTTATAACAAAACCCGCGGCTGCCATAATTCATCCCTCTGCACCCCGGAAGAAATGCTCTACTTCCGTGAGGATATCGGCCGCCACAACGCCATCGACATGATTGTCGGCCAGTGCTTTCTTGAAAATGTACCCACTGACGGAAAAATGATTGTCTCCACCGGACGCGTAGCATCGGAAATCCTGCTCAAAGCGGTACGCATCGGAGTCCCCATACTCGCTTCCACTGCCGTGGCTACCAGTTTTTCCGTGGAGCTAGCCCGCAAAATAGGCATCACCCTTGTCGGAAACATCAGCAAAACAGGATTCTGGGTTTACAACGATCAGGGCAGAATCAAAGGGTTGTAA
- a CDS encoding formate dehydrogenase accessory protein FdhE has translation MNFDYSSAKEQLDKKVSELREKPFLPEELVNLISNVAAIQLEAQQHSAPTIPTDLAPEDANLQGRPLLARENFTYDYEQACKLVDELAELVGKEEGPIAEATTMITASIKSGELDLKQAFKAYLETDDDFFMGWAEKMPEAPRTLSFLVQSALTPSIKAVAAALEEKLPHQPADTSERADSAELDFELEQPAPRSHGHCPICGSVPFMHTLHHQQGFRYANCSFCHTEYRVRRMACAYCDNTNADSLKFFTVEEAPGYRVDVCDSCKTYMKTADFREVNKVSVPALNDLESLPLDFVAVEEGYNRGTLSVWGF, from the coding sequence ATGAATTTTGATTACAGCAGTGCGAAAGAACAGCTGGATAAAAAAGTATCCGAGCTGCGGGAAAAGCCTTTCCTTCCGGAAGAGCTTGTTAATTTAATTTCAAATGTTGCCGCAATCCAGCTGGAAGCGCAGCAGCACTCCGCCCCGACCATTCCGACGGACCTCGCTCCTGAAGATGCCAACCTGCAGGGACGCCCTCTGCTTGCCCGTGAAAATTTCACTTATGACTATGAACAGGCATGCAAGCTTGTTGATGAACTGGCTGAACTGGTAGGTAAGGAAGAAGGTCCTATTGCCGAAGCAACTACAATGATCACTGCATCCATCAAGTCCGGTGAGCTGGACCTGAAGCAGGCTTTCAAGGCTTACCTTGAAACCGATGATGATTTCTTCATGGGCTGGGCGGAAAAAATGCCCGAGGCACCGCGCACCCTCAGCTTTCTCGTCCAGTCTGCGCTGACTCCTTCCATTAAGGCAGTTGCTGCCGCACTGGAAGAAAAGCTGCCCCATCAACCGGCAGACACCTCTGAACGTGCCGACAGTGCCGAACTTGATTTTGAACTTGAGCAGCCCGCACCACGCAGCCACGGACACTGTCCCATCTGCGGGTCCGTGCCCTTCATGCACACCCTGCATCACCAGCAGGGATTCCGCTACGCCAACTGTTCCTTCTGCCATACCGAGTACCGTGTTCGCCGCATGGCCTGTGCATACTGCGATAACACCAATGCGGACAGCCTTAAATTTTTCACCGTGGAAGAAGCACCGGGCTACCGTGTAGATGTCTGTGATTCCTGTAAAACCTATATGAAAACCGCAGACTTCAGGGAAGTGAATAAAGTTTCCGTCCCCGCACTCAATGACCTTGAATCCCTGCCGCTGGATTTTGTGGCAGTGGAGGAAGGATACAACCGGGGCACCCTCTCCGTCTGGGGATTCTAA
- the moaA gene encoding GTP 3',8-cyclase MoaA, translating to MVLTDKIGRTVNYLRLSVTDRCNLRCMYCVTKDFKHIPHPDILRYEEMLRLVDLAASMNISKLRLTGGEPFARKGFMDFISQVMDSHPEIDLRITTNGTLIEPLVPELKKIGVSRLNISLDTLDRETFKEVTGRDHLTDVLATISACLSAGIRVKVNAVAMKGINDRELNSFIDFARENPIDMRFIEFMPMGDDTKSDSRFWSADDILEQGREYVNLIPVKRTAENRGPARMYSIEGGKGRLGLISPVSSHFCATCNRLRITSDGQLRTCLFSDKTYGLRDILRNPELGDDALRKVIAEATVDKPLGYHLLEQRSGCEGVCETQMSSIGG from the coding sequence ATGGTACTTACCGACAAGATAGGCCGCACGGTAAATTACCTGCGGCTGAGTGTTACTGACCGCTGCAACCTGCGTTGCATGTATTGCGTAACCAAAGACTTCAAGCACATTCCCCACCCGGACATCCTGCGCTATGAAGAGATGCTCCGCCTAGTGGACCTCGCTGCTTCCATGAATATTTCCAAGCTGCGCCTGACCGGGGGAGAACCCTTTGCCCGCAAGGGATTCATGGATTTCATTTCACAAGTTATGGACAGCCACCCGGAAATAGACCTGCGCATAACCACCAACGGAACATTAATCGAGCCTCTGGTGCCTGAACTTAAAAAGATAGGGGTCAGCAGGCTGAACATTTCGCTTGATACCCTCGACCGGGAAACCTTCAAGGAAGTAACCGGACGCGATCATTTAACTGATGTACTGGCAACCATTTCCGCCTGTCTCTCAGCCGGAATCAGGGTTAAGGTCAACGCCGTGGCCATGAAAGGAATCAATGACAGAGAACTTAATTCCTTCATCGACTTTGCACGCGAAAATCCCATCGACATGCGCTTTATCGAATTCATGCCCATGGGCGACGATACCAAATCCGACAGCAGGTTCTGGTCTGCTGATGATATCCTCGAGCAAGGCAGGGAATACGTGAACCTGATCCCGGTAAAACGTACTGCCGAGAACCGCGGCCCTGCGCGCATGTACTCTATCGAAGGAGGTAAAGGGAGACTGGGCTTGATTTCCCCGGTAAGTTCGCATTTCTGCGCTACATGTAACAGGTTGCGCATTACCTCCGACGGTCAGCTGCGCACCTGTCTTTTCTCCGACAAAACATACGGCCTGCGCGATATTTTAAGGAATCCCGAACTGGGTGATGATGCCCTGCGTAAGGTAATTGCTGAGGCAACTGTCGACAAACCGCTGGGTTACCATCTTTTAGAACAAAGATCAGGATGTGAAGGTGTATGCGAAACACAGATGTCATCCATAGGCGGATAA